The following coding sequences lie in one Caproicibacterium argilliputei genomic window:
- a CDS encoding phage tail tape measure protein: MGKNVVREDVVKISYEADGESLQSLSQQVDKLGSGVTSSVSKADRQFARMGSQAQSLSQKFSGTGAAAKNGLGAISPAASAAGSGVKKLSSNVETLSSKLSSAGKKLQSFGKGASNLGGKLSLGITAPILGVATAAVKVGNDFEAEMSRVKAISGATGNQFQKLSQQAVDLGAQTAFSSSEAATGMENLASAGFTVNEITEAMPGMLNLAASSGEDLANSADIAASTLRGFGLAANQAGHVADVLAKNAADTNAAVADTGLAMKYIAPVAQSAGWSLESVTAAIGLMSNAGVKGEQAGTTLRGALTNLMNPSDVAAKSMKSIGFSAYDAQGKMKPLSQIVGELSSKTANLSNKQRDQVIATIMGTESLSGMQVLLKDGKSSLDQMTTSLQNSNGAADEMAKTMQDNTKSSIEQMTGSLETAAITVQKMLAPSIKEAADKVTELANDFAKLDSNTQGTILKIAGVAAAAGPVIKAVGGTATAIGKVTSLLGKAGLSKGAAAATESIAGVGKASTGLSAALSLIPGPLKIIAPLAIAAGVAIALGVKHARDEAVKADLAKRFGDITLSAEECADAAKKLSSTPWTIKLDAVSDAKSKIDGFKKSVDTAAAEMEKSEWKVNMGLKLSSDDQSSFKESADSLAENAVKYLEQKHYTANLAIDAIMMPGSTDTSKLASLTDGFYSAQQTQMQKLGDDLKSTVADALKDGVVTADEIGGIQALQTSMQGMVTKAANQEYTAKLKALSVTASAGGLTADSFKNLTTEIGKQTTDALSKADDSLKVVVSELDMQLANGAITQKDYDSLVKSAQDSLNQRKADLQMKNYSITMEPLADKYKSELSSASSTLDSGLSTDFLGGIIPGSSVVKSAYSGISSEARDGLKKMVESAKPQTDEMEKTKQAWIDEGKVPPTAFMQSMQKTYELQAASGDITHQFDLLAGKINSSSATRKVYESMAKAGEEIPKELSDALKNEYGLVYEAGKGLIQKVTPEPSQLDAVKKMLQETGFQVPDTLAKAINDKGTDVAYQVKDLLSTLQEGYGLDSNQIVSLYTDMGLSIPKALADGLAKQEPAVQREVSKIMMDLEGGTHLDQSQIETFFKGFSKDLPDSLSKQVAGLKDSANQKTSMTSLTDMLGGQALNKSQTQSLLSGMNMGKFTGLSQGISKTADSNKQMQVVKELASLSQNVKLKSDDLKTLFTNLNANLPKSITDLIANMNSAAKQSEAVNLFGRLYTGAQLGANELKSLTKSVGIALPAGLISSLAQKSPAAQQAAVSLFQSVQSGVQASSSQLKSYLSSVGISVPKGLITNLSESKPAVQNQAVQLLSTIGTAADSEKPALLSTLIETGGEAGTALMKEMGLKFGANGTLVYTAKGKANQAFKEMDSAMLEKLLSSPNLAKILNSKSVAEKATAEMQNYLQHATLPSPTMNSSNLLASVQSLNKEVQDYFANHPATQTVYISSVGTSWKGSDGKIRTMGPAQAPELSAGIAKPKAAGGLVQRHQLYQVAEQNRKEMVIPLETHHERAVNLWHQAGQMLGAASVASPTSLKVREPQTSYVPLYPSAGGRTYNDHSVYAPVFQANFASNTASDREQERKVKKWVSDAIQSVLESRDRRNPAAMEV; this comes from the coding sequence ATGGGGAAGAACGTTGTTCGTGAGGATGTTGTAAAAATTAGCTACGAGGCGGACGGCGAGAGCCTGCAGTCCCTCTCGCAACAGGTAGACAAGCTCGGCAGCGGGGTTACAAGCTCCGTTTCAAAGGCCGACCGGCAGTTTGCCCGTATGGGCAGCCAGGCACAGAGCTTGTCGCAGAAATTCAGCGGTACGGGTGCAGCCGCAAAAAACGGCTTAGGGGCTATTTCCCCGGCAGCCAGTGCCGCAGGCAGCGGTGTTAAAAAACTGAGCAGCAATGTAGAAACACTGTCCTCAAAGCTGTCGAGCGCCGGGAAAAAGCTGCAGTCCTTTGGCAAGGGAGCGAGTAACCTCGGCGGCAAACTGTCGCTGGGAATCACAGCTCCGATTCTTGGCGTCGCAACAGCCGCTGTAAAAGTCGGCAATGATTTTGAAGCGGAAATGAGCCGCGTCAAGGCAATTTCCGGCGCAACGGGGAATCAGTTTCAGAAGCTCTCCCAGCAGGCAGTTGACCTGGGCGCACAAACAGCGTTCAGTTCCAGCGAAGCTGCAACCGGCATGGAAAATTTGGCTTCGGCCGGCTTTACGGTCAATGAGATTACAGAAGCTATGCCTGGCATGCTTAACCTTGCAGCGTCTAGCGGCGAGGATTTGGCAAACAGTGCGGATATCGCCGCATCTACCCTGCGCGGCTTTGGGCTAGCCGCCAATCAAGCGGGACACGTCGCGGACGTACTCGCCAAAAATGCTGCCGATACCAATGCAGCAGTGGCGGACACCGGTCTTGCCATGAAGTACATTGCGCCGGTCGCGCAAAGCGCAGGCTGGTCGCTCGAATCTGTCACCGCTGCCATTGGCTTGATGTCGAATGCTGGCGTCAAAGGGGAACAGGCTGGTACCACGCTGCGTGGTGCGCTGACGAATCTTATGAATCCGTCTGACGTTGCGGCAAAATCCATGAAATCCATTGGCTTTTCGGCTTATGACGCGCAGGGTAAGATGAAGCCCTTGTCACAGATTGTCGGAGAGCTGAGCAGCAAAACTGCTAATCTGTCTAATAAGCAACGTGACCAGGTTATTGCCACGATTATGGGCACAGAGTCCCTCTCCGGGATGCAGGTACTGCTCAAAGACGGCAAGAGTAGCCTGGATCAGATGACAACCTCCCTGCAAAATTCCAACGGTGCTGCGGATGAAATGGCAAAAACCATGCAGGACAATACCAAGAGCAGCATTGAGCAAATGACGGGCTCGCTGGAAACGGCTGCGATTACGGTACAGAAAATGCTGGCACCGTCCATTAAGGAGGCCGCAGACAAAGTTACCGAGCTGGCAAATGATTTTGCCAAGCTGGATTCTAATACGCAGGGCACGATTTTGAAAATTGCAGGTGTCGCTGCGGCAGCAGGGCCTGTCATAAAAGCAGTGGGCGGTACTGCTACCGCCATTGGCAAAGTGACTTCTCTGCTGGGCAAGGCAGGTTTGTCAAAAGGTGCAGCTGCCGCGACAGAGAGCATAGCGGGTGTGGGGAAGGCGAGTACCGGTCTGTCCGCCGCACTCAGCTTAATTCCCGGCCCACTGAAAATCATTGCGCCGCTTGCAATTGCCGCCGGAGTGGCTATTGCGCTTGGAGTAAAGCACGCGCGGGATGAAGCGGTCAAAGCAGATTTGGCAAAGCGGTTCGGCGATATTACGCTGTCTGCGGAGGAATGTGCGGATGCTGCCAAAAAGCTTTCCTCCACACCGTGGACGATCAAACTGGATGCTGTCAGCGACGCGAAGAGCAAAATTGACGGTTTTAAAAAGAGCGTAGATACCGCCGCGGCAGAGATGGAGAAGTCCGAGTGGAAAGTCAACATGGGCCTGAAACTTTCCAGCGACGATCAGAGTAGCTTTAAAGAGTCCGCGGACAGTCTGGCGGAGAATGCCGTGAAGTATCTGGAGCAGAAGCACTATACCGCCAATTTGGCGATTGACGCGATTATGATGCCCGGCAGCACAGATACTTCCAAGCTGGCGAGCCTGACAGACGGTTTTTACTCTGCACAGCAGACACAGATGCAGAAGCTGGGTGATGACCTGAAGAGTACGGTCGCAGATGCACTGAAAGACGGGGTTGTCACCGCAGACGAAATCGGCGGCATTCAGGCTTTGCAGACGAGTATGCAGGGCATGGTGACTAAGGCCGCGAATCAGGAATACACGGCGAAGCTGAAAGCACTGTCTGTGACAGCCTCTGCCGGTGGGCTGACGGCGGACAGCTTCAAAAATTTGACTACAGAGATTGGCAAGCAAACAACAGACGCACTGAGCAAAGCGGACGATTCCCTCAAAGTTGTAGTATCCGAACTGGATATGCAGCTCGCGAACGGGGCCATTACGCAAAAGGATTATGATAGCCTTGTGAAATCTGCGCAGGACAGCCTGAACCAGCGCAAGGCCGACCTGCAGATGAAAAACTATTCTATTACCATGGAACCACTTGCGGATAAGTACAAGTCTGAACTCAGCTCCGCTAGTAGTACATTGGACTCGGGGCTTTCTACCGACTTTTTAGGTGGTATTATTCCAGGAAGCAGTGTCGTGAAATCTGCTTATAGCGGTATTAGTTCCGAGGCGCGAGATGGCTTGAAGAAAATGGTCGAATCGGCAAAACCTCAAACTGATGAGATGGAAAAGACAAAACAAGCATGGATTGATGAGGGCAAAGTTCCTCCAACCGCTTTCATGCAGAGTATGCAAAAAACTTATGAATTGCAAGCAGCTTCTGGCGATATAACGCATCAATTTGACTTGTTGGCTGGAAAAATAAACAGTTCAAGTGCTACTCGAAAAGTATATGAATCAATGGCAAAAGCCGGAGAAGAAATTCCAAAAGAGTTGTCCGATGCACTGAAAAATGAGTACGGACTTGTTTATGAAGCGGGCAAAGGACTGATTCAAAAAGTTACGCCCGAACCGTCCCAGCTTGACGCCGTTAAAAAAATGCTACAGGAAACAGGCTTTCAGGTTCCGGATACATTGGCAAAAGCCATCAATGACAAGGGGACGGATGTTGCCTATCAAGTAAAAGACCTGCTGAGTACGCTCCAAGAGGGCTATGGCCTGGATTCAAACCAGATTGTTTCGCTGTACACAGACATGGGGCTGTCCATCCCGAAGGCTTTGGCTGACGGGCTGGCAAAGCAGGAACCGGCGGTGCAGCGCGAAGTTTCAAAAATCATGATGGACTTAGAGGGCGGCACGCACCTCGACCAATCACAAATCGAAACCTTTTTCAAAGGATTCAGCAAAGATTTACCGGATTCTTTGTCCAAACAGGTGGCGGGGCTTAAAGACAGCGCTAACCAGAAAACATCCATGACATCCCTTACGGATATGCTTGGTGGGCAGGCACTGAACAAGTCACAGACACAAAGCTTGCTTTCAGGCATGAACATGGGCAAATTTACAGGCTTGTCACAGGGCATTTCTAAGACAGCAGATTCGAATAAGCAGATGCAGGTTGTCAAGGAATTGGCGTCCTTGAGTCAAAATGTGAAACTGAAATCCGATGACTTGAAAACGTTATTTACCAATTTGAATGCCAATTTGCCGAAGTCCATCACCGATTTAATTGCGAATATGAACAGTGCTGCTAAGCAAAGTGAAGCAGTCAATTTGTTTGGGAGACTTTATACTGGCGCGCAGCTTGGGGCAAACGAACTGAAAAGCTTGACAAAATCTGTGGGCATTGCTTTACCGGCTGGACTCATTTCTTCTTTGGCACAGAAAAGCCCCGCAGCACAGCAGGCAGCGGTCAGTTTGTTTCAGTCGGTGCAGAGTGGCGTTCAGGCTTCTTCCAGTCAACTTAAGTCTTACTTATCTTCTGTGGGCATAAGCGTGCCAAAGGGACTGATTACGAATCTTTCGGAGTCAAAGCCGGCAGTGCAAAATCAAGCAGTACAGCTGCTCTCTACCATCGGTACGGCTGCGGATTCTGAAAAGCCGGCACTGCTTTCTACCCTGATTGAAACCGGTGGCGAAGCGGGCACAGCGCTCATGAAAGAAATGGGCTTGAAATTTGGAGCTAATGGCACTTTGGTTTACACTGCAAAAGGCAAAGCGAACCAAGCATTTAAAGAAATGGACAGTGCAATGCTTGAAAAGCTATTGAGTTCGCCAAATCTCGCCAAGATTTTAAATTCAAAATCGGTAGCTGAAAAAGCGACCGCTGAAATGCAAAATTATCTGCAACACGCTACGCTCCCCTCTCCTACTATGAATTCATCCAACCTTTTGGCTTCAGTACAATCATTGAATAAAGAGGTACAGGACTATTTTGCGAATCATCCAGCAACGCAGACTGTCTATATCTCATCTGTCGGAACATCGTGGAAAGGTAGTGACGGCAAGATTCGCACCATGGGACCCGCGCAGGCCCCGGAACTTTCGGCTGGCATAGCAAAGCCTAAAGCCGCAGGCGGCTTGGTACAGCGGCATCAATTGTACCAAGTTGCTGAACAGAACCGCAAAGAAATGGTAATTCCTTTGGAAACGCACCACGAGCGCGCGGTAAATCTCTGGCACCAGGCGGGGCAGATGCTCGGCGCTGCAAGTGTAGCTTCACCGACAAGCCTAAAGGTCAGGGAGCCGCAAACCTCTTATGTGCCGCTGTACCCGTCTGCGGGAGGGCGTACCTACAACGATCACAGTGTTTATGCACCAGTGTTTCAGGCAAACTTTGCATCCAATACGGCAAGCGACCGAGAGCAGGAGCGCAAGGTGAAAAAGTGGGTTTCGGACGCCATTCAGTCAGTGCTGGAAAGCAGGGACCGCCGCAACCCGGCGGCGATGGAAGTGTGA
- a CDS encoding phage protein codes for MDSQYIKVAAKTAPDKASHMIQSLEQLSKKIAVTPVSIPPGLFHISTWILCGAAKVEYPNLDFEFEVPFDDNTTANEATFTIYNLSKTTRGQFTLGRDISLTAGYGTDRGIIFSGVISSVRTAHDGVDVKTTVTAVDNPKLKEHDVKNISFKKGCKASYILRSLLEKTGLPIAAFKIRRDHTYKDAVTVDGGLMSSIDQYAKICGVSTYIQRGSIYAIDVRTANTGLQFNMDTDHGLIGSPEYFEDEISETADNQEIKETRKGYKITSLLEHRCMTGARVNLKSKDVTGTFHVLEGQHSFNGTDFLTEMTVI; via the coding sequence ATGGACAGCCAGTACATCAAAGTGGCCGCTAAAACAGCGCCTGACAAAGCAAGCCACATGATTCAGTCGTTGGAGCAGTTGAGCAAAAAAATTGCAGTAACCCCGGTGAGTATTCCACCGGGGCTTTTCCATATCAGTACGTGGATTCTCTGCGGAGCGGCTAAGGTGGAGTACCCGAATCTGGACTTCGAGTTTGAGGTGCCGTTTGACGATAACACAACTGCGAACGAAGCGACGTTTACCATTTACAATCTCAGCAAAACTACGCGCGGGCAGTTCACACTGGGGAGGGATATTTCTTTAACGGCGGGCTACGGCACAGACCGTGGTATTATTTTTTCAGGGGTCATTTCCAGTGTCCGAACAGCGCATGATGGCGTGGATGTTAAGACAACGGTTACCGCTGTGGACAACCCCAAACTGAAAGAACATGATGTGAAAAATATCTCTTTTAAAAAGGGATGCAAGGCTTCCTATATCTTGCGCTCCCTGTTGGAGAAAACAGGCCTGCCGATTGCCGCATTTAAGATCCGCCGCGACCACACTTACAAGGATGCAGTTACAGTAGATGGCGGGTTGATGTCCAGTATCGACCAGTATGCAAAAATCTGCGGTGTGTCCACCTACATTCAGCGCGGCAGCATTTATGCCATTGACGTGCGTACGGCCAATACCGGCCTGCAGTTTAACATGGATACAGACCATGGGTTGATTGGCAGCCCGGAATATTTTGAGGACGAAATCAGCGAGACGGCAGACAATCAGGAAATCAAAGAAACCCGAAAGGGGTACAAGATTACCAGTCTGCTGGAGCACCGCTGTATGACCGGCGCGCGGGTGAATCTCAAAAGCAAGGACGTGACTGGTACGTTCCATGTATTGGAGGGGCAGCACAGTTTTAACGGTACAGATTTTCTCACAGAAATGACGGTGATTTAA
- a CDS encoding phage baseplate plug family protein translates to MRDRIEIDKDLIPYQFDITLAGQPFTVSVDYNRGVDLFTVSLYDSTGALLCAGEPLIYGSPLFRDVYRAGKFPVIDLVPLDESGHESAVTWDNFGKTVFLTIDDEGD, encoded by the coding sequence ATGCGGGACAGAATTGAAATTGACAAAGACCTGATACCGTATCAGTTTGACATCACACTGGCTGGTCAGCCGTTTACGGTTTCAGTGGATTACAACCGCGGGGTGGATTTGTTTACCGTGAGTCTTTATGACAGCACCGGTGCGCTGCTATGTGCCGGAGAGCCGCTGATTTATGGTTCTCCGCTGTTCCGCGATGTTTATCGTGCCGGGAAATTTCCGGTGATTGACCTTGTGCCGCTTGACGAATCCGGGCACGAAAGCGCGGTGACTTGGGACAACTTTGGGAAAACCGTATTCCTGACAATTGACGATGAGGGGGACTGA
- a CDS encoding phage baseplate protein: MATLGGLEIWIDSEGEQAERTAEVTSHPVESGIDVSDNIRRSATVLNLTGEIVGTDAVDKLQRIEAWKNAGTVVAYHGVYSYSRMWITKFNTAQSSKIVGGYKFDITLQEARIAKSAYTSSSTRKSTGTQQKKTNSASQKVYYTTKAGDTLWALLQAPNAPYKKYGFTPNDVMKNNPKAFSRKMDARTMQNGVKIWIGNRK, from the coding sequence ATGGCAACACTGGGCGGTCTGGAAATCTGGATAGACAGCGAAGGCGAACAGGCGGAGCGTACTGCCGAAGTAACCAGTCATCCGGTGGAAAGCGGGATTGATGTATCGGATAACATTCGCCGCAGCGCTACGGTGCTGAATCTGACCGGCGAAATTGTCGGAACGGATGCTGTGGACAAGCTGCAGCGTATCGAGGCGTGGAAAAACGCGGGCACGGTGGTTGCTTACCACGGGGTTTACAGCTACAGCCGGATGTGGATTACAAAATTCAACACCGCGCAGAGCAGCAAAATTGTAGGTGGGTACAAATTCGATATCACCCTGCAGGAAGCACGGATTGCCAAAAGCGCCTATACCTCGTCATCCACACGAAAAAGCACCGGAACACAGCAGAAGAAAACCAACAGCGCCAGTCAGAAAGTGTATTATACCACCAAGGCAGGCGACACGCTTTGGGCGCTGCTACAGGCGCCGAACGCGCCGTATAAAAAGTATGGTTTCACGCCGAACGATGTCATGAAAAACAATCCAAAGGCGTTCAGCCGAAAAATGGATGCCCGCACCATGCAGAACGGCGTGAAAATCTGGATTGGAAACAGGAAGTGA